Genomic DNA from Bacteroides zhangwenhongii:
GCGTTTAATGAAATCACGTACAACTATTGCTATTGCTCATCGTCTTAGTACTATTAAGAACGCAGATGAAATATGCGTGCTTTATGAAGGAGAAATTGTGGAACGGGGAAAGCATGCAGAACTCATAGCTCTAAACGGATATTATAAAAAATTGAATGATATGCAGAGCTTGTAAGAAAAAATAATTTTATTCCTAAACTATATATGAAAATATTTCGAGAAATAAAAAAGTCTTTTGTTAATAGAATGATGTACTATGGTATATCTAATTCTAGTCTTTTTGATAAAAAGTGGTATTTAAGTCAATATCCAGAAATAGGTAAAGTTAATCCTGTTAAACATTATTTGGAAAAAGGATGGCGCGAAGGTAAAAATCCGTCAGAGAAGTTCTCTACAAATAAATATCTGTATGCATATCCAGATGTACAAGACAGGAATATGAATCCTCTTGAACATTATTTATTCCATGGAAAGAAAAGAGGACGGTTGTGTTTTAATGTAGGTCAGGTTGGAATTGAGAAAGCTAAAAAAACAAATAATAGACCTTTGGTTAGTGTAATTGTGGCAAGTTACAACTATGCGGATTTGCTACCTCAAACTCTTGACTCTATACTGTCGCAGACGTATACTAATTATGAGATTGTAATTGTTGATGATGGCTCGACAGATAATTCTATGGATATTATCAATCGATATTTATCTAAAAATGATAATATTAAGCTTTATAGACATCCAGGAAATGCAAATAGGGGACTACCTGAAACGGTACGTTTGGGGGTAATAAAATCTCAGGGAGAATTTGTTGCATTTTGTGAAAGTGATGACTTTTGGGACTCTCAGCATTTATCGAAGAAAGTAGATATAATCAATCGTTATCAAGAAGTAAAGATTATATCTAATAACGTAGAACTGTTTGGTGAAGAAAAGATGGTGAATGCTCGCAAAAAATATGTGGAGGATTTAGATGCCTTTTTATCTGTAGGAGGAAATAATCTGGATATTAACGGGCATAAAGGAATGAATTATATTCCTACATTTTCTGCTGTCATGATTAGAAAGGACGTTTTCCAAAATTTAGATTATAATACACCGATTCCCGCTTGGATTGATTTTTGGCTATATAGGCAGATACTAAAAAATGAGCTTCTGTTTTATACGACGGACAAACTTACGTATTGGAGGCAGCATAGCTCGTTTAATAATATAAATAATGCAGAAAAGTATACTGCTGAACGTGATTGGTTTATTTACATGAGTGATCGTTTGAATGGTTTTAAAATTTCGCGGCGGATTTTGAAAAATGTAAAAATATTAAAAGAATCACACCTGTTTGAACTTTCTTATTATAGTGAGAAGTATGCTGATTTGCTAGATGGAGCTGATCCAACAATGCATTATTTATTAGTGGGCTGGAAAAAAGGGTGTAATCCGTCGCCTTATTTTAATAATAATGCTTATTTAAGCAATTATGTGGATGTATGGTTGAATAATGTTAATCCTTTGATTCATTATGAACGCTATGGAAAGAAACAAAGGCTGAAAGTATTTCCTGTGGGAACGGAAGAACTTCTGGAAATTCAAGAAACAGATATTGAGATGGTCGGGAAATGGAGAGAAAAGACTAAAACTGTTTTGCTTATAAGTCATGAATTATCTTTGACAGGAGCTCCACGCGCTTTGTTGAATATGGCTATAATGCTAAAAAAAATAGGAGCAACACCAGTGATTCTATCTTTGAAACACGGACCTATGGAAAAGGAAATTTCTGAATTGGGTATCAAGTTGTTAGTAGAGCCATTTTTATTAATGAATTATAATTTGAGACATTGGTCCCTTTCTGGTTTTTTGTCAAACTTTGATGTTGTTGTCTTTAATACATTGGAAACTGTATGGCTTATTGAGCACTTCTCAGAAATAAAGGCAAGGAAAATCTGTTGGTTACATGAAGGGCGCTATTCTTATGCTGGGTGGACGAGATTTAAGGATCTGTCAGTATTATTCTCTTTGTTTGATAAAGTTTATGCTGTGGGAGAGTATTCTAAGTCATTTGCAGATCCTTATATTCTAGACAAAAATAAACTAGGTGTTTTATTATATGGCATACCTGATATTGAAATCAAATTGGCGAATAAAACTTTGGATAATAAGATTAAGCTTTTGTTGCCAGGAACACTTTCTGACAGGAAGGGACAGCTTATTCTATTGCAGGCTTTGGATATGTTGTCCAAGAAGGTTCGTGAACAGATAGATATATATATTGTGGGGGCTGCGATAGAGAAGAAAGTTGAAAGGGCAGTCAAACATTGTCATTATTCTTGTGTGAAGTATATTGGCGAACTGGAACATGAGCAGCTATTGCAATTGTTTACTAATGTGGATATAGCGTTATCTCCTTCATTAGATGATCCTATGCCTATTGTTTGTACTGAAGCAATGGCTTTGGAAAAAGGAGTGATTGTGAGTGAGAATACAGGTACGGCAAGTTTCATTGAAAATGGAAAAAATGGGTATAAGGTTCCTGCTGGTGATCCTTTAGCACTGGCCGAAGTTATAGAAAGAATGGTATTATATAAGGATAAACTGCCGATGTTGGGTAAGGCTGCTAGAAAAATATATGATGATAATTTTACAATGGAAATTTTTGAGAAGAATATTAAAGCATTAATAATGGGGGAATGAGGGGCAGGTTATAAACTGTTTTGGTTATTTTTGTTTTTATAGAAGAGCTATTATCTTAGTAAAAGTTTTGTTATGATATAGGTTGATATTATAAATCGGGCGATAATGAATAATATTCCAAAAAAGAATTTAATGTTTCTTTTGTATGATAGAGCTATTATCTATTTGATATTGACAATGTTACTTTATTTGAGTATGGGAGAAATGTTCCATAATATTCAGATACATTATATCAAAGATTACGCACTATTTCGAAGATGGGGAGATGCAATGTTGATAGCTTTTCCTTTGTTATTTATGCGAAAGAAAATTCTAGTTTTTCCTTATTTATTGTTGGTCAATGTGTATTTTCTATCTATAATCTGGTATTATCGTGTTTATTCTACAATAATGCCTCTGTCATCTTATTTGATGGTTTATAATTTGGATGGATTATCGCTTAGTGTTTTCCGACTCATTAAATTTAGGGATATATTGGTCGTCCTTCCTTCTGTTTTTGGGTGTATATATTATTGTTGTGTATATAGAAAATTAAAATGTTTCTTTTTGTCAAGAATCAAAATTGCACTTCTTTGTTTGTTGTTGTTTGGTGGTATTGTTGTATATTATGCTTGTAAGAGAAATCCTACTCCTGGTTATGCAACGTTAAATGGACTTTATACTATAGAGCCCGTACGAGCTTTTAAGGAATTTGGTATCGTTCATTATTGGATCTATCAGATTGGAATCTTTCAAGGTATTTCTGAAAAGGAAGAGCAGTATGCGAAAAATTTTATGTGTAGTATAGAAAATGGTAGTAATTGTGCAAAGAAAAAGGTTGAGGGTGGTAAGAACTTGATTTTGATATTGGTAGAGTCTTTGCATTCTTGGCCGATTGGAATGAATATTGATGGTATTGAAATTACTCCCCATATCAATCAATTGTTAAAGCAAGATAAGACAATTTACTTTTCAAAAGAAATGCCTCAGGTAAAAGATGGTAGATCTAGTGATGCACAATTGATTATTAATACAGGAATATTGCCTTTGGCTACTGGAGCTGTATCAGCTTGTTATGCCGCTAATACCTTTCCTTCTCTTCCTGCTGCTTTGAAGGAAAAAGGGTATACAACTGCTTCTTTTCTGTGGGATGATAAAAACTATTGGAATCAAGAAGCGATGTCTCGAGCTTATCAGTTTGAATGTTTATATGACCGACTTAGAGATTCGGAGAGATTTGAAGAAGCTGATGAACAGTTATTCGCAAAGGCACTTCCTCTCTTACTAAAACTTCCGCAACCGTTTTATGCACAGATTGTTACTATGTCTTCTCATGATCCATGGATTAGACCACCACATATGAAAACTCTTCTTGATAGTATAGAAATAAAGAATGAGGATGTAAGGAATTATATGGTGATATTGCAGTATGTTGATCAGTGTATATGGAAGTTTGTGACACAGTTAAAAGAAGAGGGAATATATGATAATAGTGTTATTGTGATAACGGGTGATCATGATGCTCTTCCTTTTAATGAGTATGAGGACCGTGAAGAGTTGAAAGGAGAGGATTGTTTTGTTCCTTTTATTATTCTGAATTCTCCACTTTCTTCGGAACATACTGATAAAGTTATTGGGCAAGTGGATATATATCCTTCCTTATTAGACCTGATGGGGTGTACTGATTATTCATTTACTGGTTTGGGTGAAAGTGTCTTTAGTGATGAAATAAGCGATTTTGCAACTTATAGAACAGGAATTTCCGCAGGAGGAGTGAATGTCTCGGATTCGGTGAAGAGACATCGGGAAGAATGTTGGAGACTGTCGGATATTATTCTTCGAATGAATTACTTTAAGACTAATACTATTTTAGCTCCCGATAAAAACTCGATGTAATTAGGGATATTCCTAAAATAATAAAATTAAAGGCAACTACTTCATTGCGAATTAGTTGCCTTTTTTGTATCTTTAAGCACTCCCCCCCCAAAAAACGGTTTGACGGCCAAAACGGGGGTAATTAAATATAAAAACACATGGTAAAGATACAAAAAATTTCAGAAATCGAACCTAGTTTAGGTTTTACCGAGTTCGATATACTAAAAAAATATCGTCAAAGTTTTGCAACGAGTGAATTAGGTCGGCTCCATTCTCTGTTTCCTTTCTCGGCACTGGCCCGCCAAATGCATTTGAAGTCTTCCGCTTTGGGTCGTAAAAGTTATTTTTCTCCTGAAGGTAAAATAGCCTTGATGGTCTTGAAGTCCTATACCAACTTCTCCGATTCACAACTGATCGAACATTTAAACGGTAATATTCATTACCAGATATTCTGTGGTGTTCAGATTGATCCTCTTCATCCACTGACCAATTCAAAAATCGTCAGTGCAATCCGTCAGGAACTGGCGGCCCATCTTGATATTGAGTCCCTCCAGCTTATTCTGGCTGAGCACTGGAAACCTTACCTTGAAAACCTTCATGTCTGTATGACCGATGCCACCTGTTATGAAAGTCATCTGCGCTTTCCTACCGATGTCAAACTCTTATGGGAAGGTATTGTATGGCTTCACCGTCATCTGTGCAAACATTGCCGTACATTGCACATACAACGTCCCCGTAACAAGTATCTTGATGTAAGCCGCGCCTACCTTACTTATAGCAAACTTCGTAAACGCAGGAAATCACAGACCCGTATGATTAAACGCAGGTTACTTCAGTTGTTGGAAAAGTTACTTGAGCAGCTGAAGCTGCTTCATTCCTCCTACAGGGACAGGCTTACACTATCCTCCGATTACCAAAGACGTTTCTCGGTCATACAGAGGGTCCTTGAGCAAGGAAAGTATTTATTTGCAGGTGAAAAAGTGTCCGACCGTATTGTAAGTATCGACCGTCATTACCTTCGTCCCATTATCAGAGGCAAGGAAACCAAATCCGTTGAATTCGGCGCCAAAGTCAACAATATACAGATAGATGGGATCTCCTTCATAGAACATATCTCCTTTAAGGCTTTCAACGAAGGAATACGTTTGAAGGACTGTATTCGTCTGCAACAACAACTGACCGGGGTTAGAGTGAAGGCGCTTGCAGCGGATTCAATCTATGCTAATAATGCCAACCGGAAATTTTGTACAAGATATCACATCAGTACTTCCTTTAAGCGTAAGGGCAGAGCTGCCAAAGACGAGCCGCTTCGTAAGATCTTACGGTCGGAACTCGGCCGTGAAAGAGCCACCCGCCTGGAAGGAAGCTTTGGAACACAGAAACAACATTACTCACTGGCCAGGATAAAAGCCAGAAACAGGAAAACGGAAATGCTTTGGATTTTCTTTGGAATACATACGGTCAATGCGGTATGTATGATAGAAAAGGTTGAAAAGAAAATAAGAAAGGCAGCATAATCTGACTAAAATGAGAGGTAAACAGGAGAGGTTTTAACTTCCCCTAAAAAAGACATGTACATAATGCAAGGTTGGAAGAGAAAACATAAGAATATGTAAATAATATTCTATAAAAAAGGATGAAGGAATGGGGAGTTGACAGAAAAAATTAAGAGAAAAGCTCACGTAAGGTAAAACTCTTCTCTTGATTTATGAGAAAGAGGAACATTTACTGAATATCCCTAATTAGTAGTTCTCCATTCGTGTCTTCTGCAAGCATTTCTACACGATTAAACTTATATCTTCATACTAACAAATGCAGGGCTTTAAATGTTGATATGCAAACTATTTGGCTTTTTATATTATTCTCTGCATCCTATATAGAACAATTCATTAGATGTTATCATTTAGTTCTGTAAAAAATGTTGTAAATATAGAGTAGATTGCAGAATAAAAACTGCAGTTTTTCTAAAAAGTGCTAGTTTTATTCAGCGATTTACTCTATATTTGTCTGTATAACCCCAAAACAAGAAATGATGGATACGCTTTATAGGTCATACCGAATGTTGCTTGACAACATATCCACTGATTTTATCCGTTATCTCCATGATGAGATAGAGTGGAGTAGTAGGCTTATTGCTATTTTAGGCCCATGCGGTGTTGGTAAAACAACTATGCTTTTGCAACATATCAAGCTGTATGATAATATTGACGAGACCTTGTTTGTGACAGCTGATGATTTGTATTTTGCGGAACATAAACTGTTTGATCTGGCAATGGACTTCTATCAGCATGGGGGAAAAAAACTCTATATTGACGAAATACATAAGTATGCTGGTTGGGCTCGGGAGATAAAGAATATATATGATCTGATTCCAAAACTGCAAGTCGTGTATAGTGGTTCCTCTATATTGGATTTGGAAGTCGGAGAGGCTGATTTGAGTCGTAGAAAGTTGGAATATCGTATGGTAGGATTGTCTTTCCGCGAATACCTTGCCATTTCGTATGGTTATCATTTACCAGTTTATTCTTTGGAAGATATACTGAAACATAAAGTAGATTTTCCTTATGCCGAGGTGCGCCCTATTTTATTGTTTAAGGAGTATTTACAGCATGGTTATTACCCTTTCTTTCAAGAAAAGGGATATTTGCTCCGTTTGCAAAGTATCATTAAGCAGACTTTGGAAAATGATATACCGACTTTTGCGAATA
This window encodes:
- a CDS encoding glycosyltransferase, translating into MKIFREIKKSFVNRMMYYGISNSSLFDKKWYLSQYPEIGKVNPVKHYLEKGWREGKNPSEKFSTNKYLYAYPDVQDRNMNPLEHYLFHGKKRGRLCFNVGQVGIEKAKKTNNRPLVSVIVASYNYADLLPQTLDSILSQTYTNYEIVIVDDGSTDNSMDIINRYLSKNDNIKLYRHPGNANRGLPETVRLGVIKSQGEFVAFCESDDFWDSQHLSKKVDIINRYQEVKIISNNVELFGEEKMVNARKKYVEDLDAFLSVGGNNLDINGHKGMNYIPTFSAVMIRKDVFQNLDYNTPIPAWIDFWLYRQILKNELLFYTTDKLTYWRQHSSFNNINNAEKYTAERDWFIYMSDRLNGFKISRRILKNVKILKESHLFELSYYSEKYADLLDGADPTMHYLLVGWKKGCNPSPYFNNNAYLSNYVDVWLNNVNPLIHYERYGKKQRLKVFPVGTEELLEIQETDIEMVGKWREKTKTVLLISHELSLTGAPRALLNMAIMLKKIGATPVILSLKHGPMEKEISELGIKLLVEPFLLMNYNLRHWSLSGFLSNFDVVVFNTLETVWLIEHFSEIKARKICWLHEGRYSYAGWTRFKDLSVLFSLFDKVYAVGEYSKSFADPYILDKNKLGVLLYGIPDIEIKLANKTLDNKIKLLLPGTLSDRKGQLILLQALDMLSKKVREQIDIYIVGAAIEKKVERAVKHCHYSCVKYIGELEHEQLLQLFTNVDIALSPSLDDPMPIVCTEAMALEKGVIVSENTGTASFIENGKNGYKVPAGDPLALAEVIERMVLYKDKLPMLGKAARKIYDDNFTMEIFEKNIKALIMGE
- a CDS encoding LTA synthase family protein, producing MNNIPKKNLMFLLYDRAIIYLILTMLLYLSMGEMFHNIQIHYIKDYALFRRWGDAMLIAFPLLFMRKKILVFPYLLLVNVYFLSIIWYYRVYSTIMPLSSYLMVYNLDGLSLSVFRLIKFRDILVVLPSVFGCIYYCCVYRKLKCFFLSRIKIALLCLLLFGGIVVYYACKRNPTPGYATLNGLYTIEPVRAFKEFGIVHYWIYQIGIFQGISEKEEQYAKNFMCSIENGSNCAKKKVEGGKNLILILVESLHSWPIGMNIDGIEITPHINQLLKQDKTIYFSKEMPQVKDGRSSDAQLIINTGILPLATGAVSACYAANTFPSLPAALKEKGYTTASFLWDDKNYWNQEAMSRAYQFECLYDRLRDSERFEEADEQLFAKALPLLLKLPQPFYAQIVTMSSHDPWIRPPHMKTLLDSIEIKNEDVRNYMVILQYVDQCIWKFVTQLKEEGIYDNSVIVITGDHDALPFNEYEDREELKGEDCFVPFIILNSPLSSEHTDKVIGQVDIYPSLLDLMGCTDYSFTGLGESVFSDEISDFATYRTGISAGGVNVSDSVKRHREECWRLSDIILRMNYFKTNTILAPDKNSM
- a CDS encoding ATP-binding protein — protein: MDTLYRSYRMLLDNISTDFIRYLHDEIEWSSRLIAILGPCGVGKTTMLLQHIKLYDNIDETLFVTADDLYFAEHKLFDLAMDFYQHGGKKLYIDEIHKYAGWAREIKNIYDLIPKLQVVYSGSSILDLEVGEADLSRRKLEYRMVGLSFREYLAISYGYHLPVYSLEDILKHKVDFPYAEVRPILLFKEYLQHGYYPFFQEKGYLLRLQSIIKQTLENDIPTFANMNIATALKLKRLLYIIAKSVPFKPNLTKLATLLDMNRNTVSDLMCYLEKAGIINQLRAETEGVRLLGKVDKVYLNNTNLAYALSDNTPDIGNVRETFFFSALRVVCPVTTSNVSDFTVGGYTFEVGGKNKSQKQVHDVENAYVVKDDIEYGMRNVVPLWAFGFLY
- a CDS encoding transposase, coding for MVKIQKISEIEPSLGFTEFDILKKYRQSFATSELGRLHSLFPFSALARQMHLKSSALGRKSYFSPEGKIALMVLKSYTNFSDSQLIEHLNGNIHYQIFCGVQIDPLHPLTNSKIVSAIRQELAAHLDIESLQLILAEHWKPYLENLHVCMTDATCYESHLRFPTDVKLLWEGIVWLHRHLCKHCRTLHIQRPRNKYLDVSRAYLTYSKLRKRRKSQTRMIKRRLLQLLEKLLEQLKLLHSSYRDRLTLSSDYQRRFSVIQRVLEQGKYLFAGEKVSDRIVSIDRHYLRPIIRGKETKSVEFGAKVNNIQIDGISFIEHISFKAFNEGIRLKDCIRLQQQLTGVRVKALAADSIYANNANRKFCTRYHISTSFKRKGRAAKDEPLRKILRSELGRERATRLEGSFGTQKQHYSLARIKARNRKTEMLWIFFGIHTVNAVCMIEKVEKKIRKAA